The proteins below are encoded in one region of Lactuca sativa cultivar Salinas chromosome 3, Lsat_Salinas_v11, whole genome shotgun sequence:
- the LOC111902384 gene encoding probable serine/threonine-protein kinase PBL7: protein MGVSQIDSQHPLPVSSSLATITASTTANFEDDDGIYRYNDDGDRKFKNFLHKMIWDFGFVCFFPTVSKKKDEMKKKMANNLEHNKAWLLAESGGCVAELANAEPHSVHSSFRFSLCSQVELESMSVNSSSATVLMVNLDNGLMEPKSQELKWRRIESLERSISPVAHTLVRFSYGEILSATRNFSKGRVLGRGALSYVFKGRIGILRTTVAIKKLDKEDKEAPKAFCRELMIASSLHNPFIVPLVGFCIDPEEGLFLIYKYVSGGSLERYLRETRKGKNGGSKLPWSVRYKVARGVAEAVRYLHNGTERCVVHRDIKPSNILLSSRKSPKLCDFGLATWTSAPSVPFLCKTVKGTFGYLAPEYFQHGKVSDKTDVYAFGVVLLELITGRKPIESRRGVGEENLVLWAKPLIQQGSIEKLLDPRVEFTQKNMGQITRMIEAADACINNEESKRPNIDTIISILNGIEANLPKRTKPGNSLSEGLPQIRQTKNEMKSHLALAMLGVSELEDSHDHLYCR, encoded by the exons ATGGGTGTTTCCCAAATCGATTCACAACACCCACTTCCCGTTTCGTCATCTTTAGCCACAATCACCGCTTCCACCACCGCTAATTTTGAAGACGATGACGGAATTTACCGCTACAATGACGACGGCGACCGGAAATTCAAGAACTTTCTTCACAAAATGATTTGGGATTTTGGGTTTGTTTGTTTTTTCCCAACAGTTtcgaagaagaaagatgaaatgaAGAAGAAAATGGCGAACAATTTGGAGCATAACAAGGCATGGCTTCTTGCTGAGTCCGGTGGGTGTGTTGCTGAGTTAGCAAATGCCGAACCTCACTCGGTTCACTCGTCGTTCAGATTCAGTCTCTGTTCGCAAGTCGAGCTTGAATCTATGAGCGTCAATTCGTCATCTGCTACAGTTTTAATGGTGAATTTGGACAATGGGTTAATGGAACCAAAATCCCAAGAACTTAAGTGGAGACGAATTGAATCTTTAGAGAGAAGTATTTCACCTGTTGCACATACCTTAGTTAGATTCAGCTATGGCGAAATCCTTTCAGCCACTCGCAATTTCTCTAAAG GGAGGGTTTTGGGAAGAGGTGCATTGAGCTACGTGTTCAAGGGCAGAATTGGAATTTTGAGGACAACTGTAGCAATCAAGAAACTAGACAAAGAAGATAAAGAAGCTCCAAAGGCGTTTTGTAGAGAACTTATGATCGCAAGTTCTCTTCATAACCCATTTATCGTTCCCCTCGTGGGTTTTTGCATCGATCCTGAAGAGGGTTTGTTTCTAATTTACAAATACGTTTCGGGTGGAAGCTTAGAACGATATCTTCGAG AAACGAGAAAGGGTAAAAATGGCGGATCGAAACTTCCATGGTCGGTTAGGTATAAAGTTGCTAGAGGAGTTGCGGAGGCTGTGAGGTATTTGCATAATGGAACTGAAAGATGTGTTGTTCATAGAGATATCAAGCCTtcgaacatccttctttcttcaagaaAATCACCTAAG TTATGTGATTTCGGATTAGCTACGTGGACGTCTGCGCCCTCGGTTccttttctttgcaaaaccgtgAAAGGGACATTCGG gTATTTGGCTCCCGAATATTTTCAACACGGGAAAGTTTCTGATAAAACCGATGTTTATGCATTTGGAGTTGTTCTTTTGGAGTTGATAACGGGTCGTAAGCCGATTGAATCAAGAAGAGGAGTTGGAGAAGAGAACTTGGTTTTGTGG GCGAAACCACTAATACAACAAGGATCCATAGAGAAACTACTCGATCCACGTGTCGAATTCACTCAAAAAAACATGGGCCAAATAACCCGAATGATAGAAGCAGCAGACGCATGTATAAACAATGAAGAATCAAAAAGACCAAATATTGACACAATCATATCTATCTTGAATGGAATCGAAGCAAATTTACCAAAAAGGACAAAACCCGGAAATAGTTTATCAGAAGGGCTCCCTCAAATTCGACAAACAAAGAATGAAATGAAGTCTCATTTAGCTTTGGCAATGCTTGGTGTTTCAGAGTTGGAAGATAGCCATGATCATTTATATTGTCGTTGA